ATTACGACCTTATCTCCACCAGACTTAAGAACTTCAACAATATAACTTGCTATATGTTTCATATCAGCCTCTTTCATACCTCTTGTAGTAACTGCTGGAGTTCCAATTCTAATTCCAGATGTTATAAATGGGCTTCTAGTTTCAAAAGGAATTGTATTTTTATTTACAGTTATTCCTGCCTCATCTAATAACTTCTCTGCATCTTTCCCAGTAACACCTAGAGGTGTAAGATCTACAAGGGATAAGTGGTTATCTGTACCACCAGAAACAATACGTGCTCCAAGGTCTGTTAAAGATTGACTTAAAACAATTGAGTTTTTAACAACCTGTTCTTGATAATCTTTAAAGTCTTGGGTTAATGCTTCCTGAAATGCAACAGCTTTAGCTGCAATAACATGCATTAATGGTCCACCCTGACATCCAGGAAAAATAGAACCATCGACTAACTCAGAGAACATTTTTACCCTACCAGATTTAGGAGCAACAATACCAAGATCATTCTCCCTATCTTTACCCATTAAAATCATCCCACCCCTAGGGCCTCGTAGAGTTTTATGGGTTGTTGTTGTTGTAAAATCTGAATATGGAACAGGACTTGGATGAACACCTCCTGCAACTAAACCTGCAATATGGGCCATATCTGTCATTAAATACGCACCTACTTCATCTGCTATTTCTCTAAATTTCTTAAAATCAATAATCCTTGAATATGCTGATGCACCAGCTACAATTAGTTTAGGTTTAACCTCTTTTGCTTGGGCCATTAGAGCCTCATAATCGATCTGCTCACTATCTTTTGAAACACCATAACTAACAAAATTATAAAGTTGTCCTGAAAAGTTTACTGGAGAACCGTGGGTTAGGTGCCCTCCATGGGATAGATCCATTCCTAAAACTGTATCTCCTGGTTTTAATACTGTTAAATAAACACCCATATTTGCCTGACTACCAGAGTGAGGCTGAACGTTAACATAGTCACAATTAAAAAGTTTTTTTGCCCTATCTCTTGCTAAGTTTTCGGCAACATCAACTCTTTCACATCCACCATAATATCTTTTTGAAGGATAACCCTCTGCATACTTATTTGTTAATACGGATCCAGCCGCTTCTAATACC
Above is a genomic segment from Thiospirochaeta perfilievii containing:
- the glyA gene encoding serine hydroxymethyltransferase — translated: MENLKVTDPELFEAISSELTRQRGNLELIASENIVSRAVLEAAGSVLTNKYAEGYPSKRYYGGCERVDVAENLARDRAKKLFNCDYVNVQPHSGSQANMGVYLTVLKPGDTVLGMDLSHGGHLTHGSPVNFSGQLYNFVSYGVSKDSEQIDYEALMAQAKEVKPKLIVAGASAYSRIIDFKKFREIADEVGAYLMTDMAHIAGLVAGGVHPSPVPYSDFTTTTTHKTLRGPRGGMILMGKDRENDLGIVAPKSGRVKMFSELVDGSIFPGCQGGPLMHVIAAKAVAFQEALTQDFKDYQEQVVKNSIVLSQSLTDLGARIVSGGTDNHLSLVDLTPLGVTGKDAEKLLDEAGITVNKNTIPFETRSPFITSGIRIGTPAVTTRGMKEADMKHIASYIVEVLKSGGDKVVISSVKEKVQTLCESFPLYPKL